tccatctcctcttcttcttctcttctcctcttctctcaccgAACGACAGATATTATCCAACACCTGATTTTATTTGTGCCACAATCCCTCTCTTATTCgatgttcatttttcttctggGTTCCTCTTCCTGTGTACGTGTTGTGTGCCGTGacgtttcctccctcctctccttctttgaCCCCTTTAAAGTGCCACTGCTCCTTTGTAGTCTCTCatccatttccttttcctccccaCACACAGATCACACCAGTGCACACACTCGCCCACACCTTCTCcccgatgttttttttttttcttcatgggaCCTCTGTGTGTCTTCCtccaagagggaaaaaatgtttttgaattctCGCTTTAGCGACATGAGGCGGACCTGGTGGAATTTAAGCTTTCACTGTATGTGCAATatgcatttctttattttttttattttttttcttcttctcctttttaatgctttaatgATGAGTCCCATCACAAAGTAGGAACTTTCACTCTTCCACCGCTTCCATCgctcaccctcctcccctcttttcgtttttgttttgttctttttgttttaagtttcGTAGCGTAGTCGGTTTATACTCTGTATTTCTCACGTTGTTTTAGCAGGTACTGAGTGATGCTGTATATAcctgtatgtattttttgttttgtttgagacCAGCACATGGCATGCGTTTATGGTTCCCGTCTGTTACTATTAAAAAGTATACAAATTCCAGAGGagaaaaagttgtgtttttaattattacaatttttttcttctttttatagTCCGAAGACATTGGACACGAGTGCAGTAGAGTacagcctctcacacacacacacacacacacacacacacacgggacgtCCCGGCAGTGTtcagtgcttttctttttccagtttaaAATAAGTGTTCACATGATGgtgagaataaagaaaaaaagaaataatcgcTTCACtacatttcatcacattcagTATCTTGGAAGAgcgctgttcttttttttttttttttgcatatgtttttttaagctgtaGTATTATAGCCAAGGTGTTGTCACTTAAAGATAATAAGAGAATATCTTAGGTATCGCTAACCCagtcctttatttttttttttacaatgtctACATGCACTGTCGATGCCATGTGAGCGGTCTTGATGTCAGGTTCAAGCAAACCATCGCCACCGTCAAATATGCCGTttatctgaaaacattttaagcaTTTCAGTGGCCTTTTATGGATATTTTAGtaaaagaagtttaaaaaaaaaagaaaaaagtcactgCAGATGGACTAAATACCATCGACTCTGGTtaagactttcttttttgtttttgttttttctgtttgtttttttttctcccatcatCTTGTAAAATAGGTGTGTGGCTTAATACATGCAAAGCTGTGCTGTGACTACCAACCACTGAAgagttcattaaaaataaacttgtaCATTGTAAAGTTGCAAAgactcattattatttttataaatttttttgtCTAAACTGTCGTGAAGTTATTAAAGTATATATACGTTTATAATAAAGGGAACCGGTTTATCCTGGCAGATATTGGTTTCATTCGTCCCACCTGAACGGGGGAATGAAACATGATTTGGTGCTTGCAGCATTATTAAAAGAATAATatttggctctttttttcccccagaaataACGTTCCTGTCGATGCGGTTTTAATTCCAGGGATATGCAGCAGATTGCAGCACCAAATTGAGACGGATGACTCTCACCCTGGAATCCAGattcaacagtaaaaaaaaaagaaaagaatcctCGCTCGGAGCAGGACAGAATGTGCCGCTGTGTGTGATGTTTACTTCTGCTTGTGCGGCAGACGACGTCATTTTCCGGACGAATTTCTCATTTCGATTGATGAACTATTTTCAACTCGGttcatttacaaaagaaataacGTTTAAACCTGATCGTCGCCAAATCTGCTTTGAAATTGCAGAAGCACGTGTGTTTGATACACATTTACTGTTTGTGTGCGCGTTGCTGCACAATCATTTTGAACTGTCCGTCCTGTTCTAATCTAATAACAAGTTCATGACGGTATGAACCCTTTACTTTTATGCCTCAACACTTATTATGTGGACCGGCCCGAGAACCagcagttgctgctgctgctgctgcgcttcATCGCACCAGTAGATGGTGCACACTTTTCCAGACACTCAGGTGCACTCATCATCActctgctgtggaaaaacacaaacgcagATCACATCCACAAGAGACAGTGTTCTAGTCTCGATCCATTTCTGTTCGTCGGCTCTGAAGTCCTCTCGGCCACGCTGCTCCGGTGAAAGGAGCCTCTCGTCATCCGTCCTCCCTTTTCCCCGTCTCCTCACGCTCCTGcggctcttctcctctgtgccCAAGAGATTAgatatcatccatccatccatcgtctaccgctttatgcatttaagggtcgcgggggggcgctggagccaatcccagctgacattgggcgagaggggcggagttcaccctggacaggtcgccagcctatcacagggccacatacagagacggacgaccattcactctcacattcacacctacgggcaattttAGAATCTCTAAAGCGTTTTTGCTATCTGCCATAATTGCCCCGAGAGTCATGTCTTGGCCGCCCCttcttgttctttgtttttttttctcttctttccattGCCTCAGCAGCACGTGGTGTCTTTCTTCGCCGCGACACGGACGCGCTTGCTCGAccgtctcctccagcagcagcatgtcttCATTACAGGACCCTGACGCAGGAGAACACGTAGTAGACACATTCTTGGCTTTTGAAAAGTGCCCCCATGATTATAGTTTATGGTAACAAATGGTTTGAATTGAAGCTGCCTTTCATTTGCCAGGCTCAAAGGGAGGCGGGGACGACATCAGGCTTAAAGTTTTCTGTCTTGTCCTTGTTGTACATTTTCCTTGGGAAGCTTTCGTCTCGATTGATCAGATGAGACGATATGAGATggaactttattcatcccacgtCGGGGAACTTtactttacaaagaaaaaaaaaggtatatgcATCCATACAGAGTGCAAAGTATTTCCTAAGAAGGCTAAAATTGTGCAGTAGattgaagtaaaaagaaaaatacgtagtaaatatgcatatatgtatacGTATTGCACAGGATGACACAAAATTGCATAGTTGTGGTGGATGTAGATGGcacagaacaataataataataataatatgttgcGGGTTCACTGACCTGTGATGTCAGTATAACAAGACTATATATGGAGACACGTGTCAGCAGCTCCATGGAGTGCCCCTGGCACTGGAACAATCTCACACGCGGTAAGTTATGACGTGTCAGGTGTCTTCATACTTTTGGTATTAATCATCATTGGTTGGGAATCATCCATAAAGACGGAGATGAGACCTCTTGATGAGACACTTGgactcatcctctctctttccaccgTGGCTCCTGATCTCCATCTCTTCCCTTCTgtaaagtgcagcagcagcagcagcagcggcggcagcggcccAGACGAACCCTCCCCAGACTTAGACACAGTGGATGAGCTAAACCCCCGCCAGCGCCTCAGAGCACAgacagcaggagaagagaggacaaaCAATGGCGAATGGAGTCGTTCCTGACGAGGCGACGGCTCGACAGCAGAGACGAGGCGCTGAGTCTGATGGTGTGATCCCGAGCAGCAAGTGGATGTGGATCTGTTGTGGATGCTTGGGATGTAGAGACGtgagtcacactcacacatttagACACAGTTTACTGCAACTACACTGTCgactctctcttcttcttcttcttcttcttcttccacagaCGGGGCCGCGCCGCAGGAGAGGAACCTGTCCCGACCGGTCGTGTGGTCGTGGACCGAGTCCCAGAGACACGATCCGAGATCTGAACGCCAACAGAGGTGTCACCCCCACCCCGAACATTCAGGCTTCAAACCCCGTTACCTGCGATCGTAATGACACATTTGGACAAATGCTTAGATGGCcagaaaggaaaacaagggATGAGCCGGTGATGTCCTTTTTCCCTCTAGAGCAAGAAGAGGGAAAAGTTGCTTCTATCGCAGTTTTTCATGGATGAAAGCGCGACTGACACAACCGAAGTTTTCAGGAAGGAAAAGGGTCAAAGGCCGAGTATGAATTTAGACGATGTTGTGATTCTTTCGCAGTGGATCGGGAGGAAGACGTGGCCCAccagcgcctcctcctcctcctcatcatcaccgaCGGGCCGACGGCCCCCTGCGGAGGGCTGCGGGATGGCAGCCATCTTGTGGACACGTGTGGGGATGGACACGAGTGGAAGGGGCAGATTGTGCGTAAAAATCTTTGTCGCTCGTTGCTGCATTTTCCAAGAATTCCCAAAACCCTGAGAGCTTTCCGACGACCTCGCCGTGACCTCAGGCTCTTTGTCTTTTACAGGAAGTGTGTCACCTTAAagtccttcctccttcctgcccccccccccccccccccccaccccgccgcTCCCCCACTATCCGAGGCTGGTGACGGGAAGCTCGACGGGTCGAATCCAGGATCATCAGCGCTCTCCGGCCTCTAACCCTCGAGCAAGGCACTTGCGTGTGCCGGTGGCTGGAGCAGATCATTTACCTTCCCGCCCAAAATTTCTGACCGACTCAACAAGGTTCAAAAACAGGTCGGGCCCCAGTTGCACGACCCGCTGGTTTGACTGCACATCTGCGCGCAGAGCCCAAACATCTGGGGCGGctcaggggggggggagagaaaccTTTTTCTCTTGCACGCTCACTCCTTCGATAAACAATTTCACGGGGGAGTGAGCTCGGCGcaggcgtctctctctctctctctgtctgtctctctctgcaagACCACTTCTGACTGAACCGTTACTGTCAGATAAATGAGGCCGTGCGAACGCAAGAGGAGCCGCTGGCCGTTGAATCTGAAAATTCCCAGTGTCTCGCGAAGCGGCACATTTGCACTCGTGTTATGGTTTTATGAAAACATCTGATATGTGCGTTCGTTACAGAGGAacactttcagaaaaaaaggctgcacGGTACTCTGgagtcagcagcagcatttgTTTTGGCACGGCCGGGAGACTACCCCTCGTGCCCCCCCCTTGattctttctcccccttctttttttcttccttctcgaCATTCAGACAGAAATATGCTAAATATGCAGCACACTGTGACCCGAGTCCACAGATCAGGGGTTTATTTTTAGGCGAGGCGTCTCACTCGCTTCTCCTGCTCCACCCAGAGCTTTTCTCATTATCTTCAGCGGGACCGGCACACGCAGAGATAACGACTGGAACGTCTGGTCTCGTGCTTCACTAATGGgatgtgggggaggggggaataaCACGGGCGTTCATTAACACGTAAACACACTCGGAtgcatgttttaaaagttttcacACCAGTGATAAACGTACTGCGAAGGCAAAGGCTGGATTATGGAAGCGGGGCCGGTGGGGCCAGGGCCCCGGGGCCTCCGACTGCCAGGGGGGCCTCCAAGCCCGACACTTGGCCGAAGACTTCCCGTAAGTCAGGGCCCTAACCACTGGGGCCCCCCAGACCCCACTGCGCTTACAATGTGAGGGCTCCCGGGCCCCATGGTGTTTAAAACATAAGCTGACCACTAGGGCCCCTGGGCCCCTGAGCGCTCGCAGTGTAAGGGCCTGTTGGCATTTAAAGACCGAGCTGACTTACCACTCGGGCCCCTGGGCACCTTCAGTATGAGGGACCCTTCGTGCTTCAATGATGAGCTGACCACTGGGGGCCCCCCAGACCACTCAGCACAGGGGCTACTTTTatagagtttgtgtttttgtgttgtagAAAACTTATATTAATATCTGTGTAACAAGTGTGTGTTATATTCACATGTCAATCTTCAAATGTCTCATGAAGAATTTGATGTGGACATTAAGGAAACCAACAAAACAAGGTTGCCAAAGTTCTTATATTGTCCTCGACTTGCCCCTTCAGCTGGAATCAAATGCAAACATCCGGATGCGGAGACGAACGAGGAGGATCTCCCCTGACAGGAGCTGGTGGTGGGACGAGTCCCCCTCCGCCCGAGGGAGTCGGTCCGTGGGATCTGCGTGGGAACGTCGAACCGTCAGAAACCAAGCGCTCTCCTGCAGAAGAGTGTTGCACCGCCGTTGTGCAACTACCAAAAGGCCTGTTGAGATGTGGAACATGGCCACGCTGAGCTGCCAGAGCACAGAGGCGTTCACAGACTCACACGCCTGATGGAATACGTTTACCTCTGACCTCACAGCTGAGATGCTGCTTTCAAGGTTCCTCAACTCTTCACCCCATCCTCAGTAAAACACAGCGTCGGTGTGGAGGGAGAAATGTAGTCCCTAAGTAAAATGATGTATTTCTAAATGAGCTTCTTTTATAAGAAAGATCACTGTCATGTTTTCAACggacattattttcataatctatcTTGTATTCTTATTTCTTGGTTTTTCATACTTTGCCCTCCAAAGCCACAAAATCCTTGATAGGTTACGTTTAGTGTAAAATACTTTATTATAAACGAATAGAAATTCATTCTGTCTAtaagattttctttctttttaagtcACTACAAAACAGTAGCTTCAATAACAGAACCTGCAGCACATGAACCTCACAGGTatgtaaactaaaaaaaacacaaattaaatgacagaaaattataatgaaaacaaaagtaagaACGATACAAGAatgtataaaatgaaataaaatgaaataaaatgaaataaaatgaaatacaacaaaattaaatttgaataaaagaaagtaaataataaacttagataaaataagataatataaaataaaaaaaagtaaaaaaataattctggtcaaagataaaatatgaaaatatatgaatatatatgaatacatttaataGTACCACAATACAGTGTAACTAGCTGTAAAGAGAACCCTAATAAATAAGAGACAAAGTGCTGACGCCGCCTGTGGGAATATTAAAGGACTATTACACCGACTTCCACGTTCGGGGCTGAGCCTCCTCCTCGCTTCGGCTCCACTCGGGAGTGCTCGGGTGTCGCCGGTGAGCCAGAGGGCAGAGCGAGCTCCGCGGCtcgagacgagacgagacgagctccgccaccacacacacacacacacacaccgtcacacacacacacacacacacctggtcgGTCCGACGACAACCGCAGCGCACAGGTGAGTTTCTACCGGAGCTTTAAAAACTCCTCTCGACAACTTCTGTGAACTTTCACTTGGTTCTCTGACGCAGAGTTTTCAACTTTTacgcatttaaaaaaaaaaaaaaaatgctgcgtAAAACAGCGGCGACATGAGaaggaagtgtgtgttgtttgatgttgtgtgtgtgtgtgtgtgtgtgtgtgtgtgtgtgtgtttcccctctACCTGTCAGCAGCAGCCGGGTTAATCACTGAAGGAATGCGGAGCCATTAGGACGAGCGCCGAGAGCCGAGCTGCTCCGATCGACCGAAactcgtctccctcctccctcgacGTTCATTTTCACCCGACGCCGGCGCGCGACTCTCCTCCGGACCGGGGAGGGCGAACCATGGCCACGGGCGGATTCAAGTCGACCGCCGCCACCGACTTTCTGGAGGAGTGGAAGGCGAAGCGGGAGAAGATGCGGGCGAAAATGCTGGGCGACATCGCGGCGGCGACCGGAGCTCCGCTGGGCTCCTCCGGGAGCGCGCACGCCGCCGGCACCGGCACCGGCACCGGCCGccaagccgccgccgccgccgccgccgcgcaggGCACCGAGCTCACCAACAACGGAAACCCGGAGCGAAGCGCCTCCTCTGGGAactgcctcccctcctcctactcGGTGGCGCGGTCCTCCTCCGGCACGACTCTGAGGAGAGCCGAGGAGGAGAcgcaccaccagcagcaccaccagcaccagcaccagcaccccgccgccgccgccgctccgcaCCCCTCACCCGCCGCTGCGCCCTGCGCCGCCGCGGCGAGCCACCCGAAGAAGGCCCCGCCTCACGCGGACAAGGCTCCGTGCGCGTCCCCGGACCCCGCCGGCCCCGCCGGCCCCGGCAGCCCCGCCGGCCCCATGGCCTGCAACGACAGCGACAAGGAGAGTCCGTCACCCGGCAAGggcaaggagaagaagagcagcggcCCCAGCGCCAGGAAGGGCAAAGGTCAGATCGAGAAGAGGAAGCTGAGGGAGAAGAGGCGATCGACAGGTGTCGTCAGCATGCCGTCCAATGAGGTGAGTCGATGCTGgggcccctgtgtgtgtgtgtgtgtgtgtgtgtgtgtgtgtgtgtgtgtgtgtgtgtgtgtgtgtgtgtgtgtgtgtgtgtgtgtgtgtgtgatggtgatggtgatgatgccACGACGCAGGTTCATCATCTTCCTGGAGCTGCCACATAGTGAGACAGTGTGGATGGAGGATGGAGTCCAACTCCCACATAAAAGTGTCCCGACACCTGGAGTCGAACCAGAATGAATATCTGAGGGCCAATATTGATACTGATATTGTTATCGTTGATGAAGATTTATCAGCTGGTTCCATTTTTTAACCTGGTGCGTACGGAACATTAAACATCTTCAGATGTGGTTATGATAAAGTGAGTCAGGAGTTATGTCCATGTCGTGTTTTGAGTTCTCACAAAATGGGACAAAAGTCCAACTGGGACGTCTGCAAGTTACATAATCCAAATATTTATCGCCATATAACAAttgtaaaacagagaaaaaatcGTCACATTTAGAAAACTGAAACTACAGTGAACCTTT
This region of Scophthalmus maximus strain ysfricsl-2021 chromosome 12, ASM2237912v1, whole genome shotgun sequence genomic DNA includes:
- the pawr gene encoding PRKC apoptosis WT1 regulator protein isoform X1 translates to MATGGFKSTAATDFLEEWKAKREKMRAKMLGDIAAATGAPLGSSGSAHAAGTGTGTGRQAAAAAAAAQGTELTNNGNPERSASSGNCLPSSYSVARSSSGTTLRRAEEETHHQQHHQHQHQHPAAAAAPHPSPAAAPCAAAASHPKKAPPHADKAPCASPDPAGPAGPGSPAGPMACNDSDKESPSPGKGKEKKSSGPSARKGKGQIEKRKLREKRRSTGVVSMPSNESLDELDDDDAGEKDRREEELVQANTFQNEAMAADAAADHLMDTPRCGSGRHKSSAGAGSEEEAGGNSRQRHNRHARDGGGAAAAQGSLEKRMEELERELSRERQENGRLVKAQQDKDDLIGKLKEEIDLLNRVSPPGRRGRSALMSDIPRVAALCFLSGVGGLCVL
- the pawr gene encoding PRKC apoptosis WT1 regulator protein isoform X2, translating into MATGGFKSTAATDFLEEWKAKREKMRAKMLGDIAAATGAPLGSSGSAHAAGTGTGTGRQAAAAAAAAQGTELTNNGNPERSASSGNCLPSSYSVARSSSGTTLRRAEEETHHQQHHQHQHQHPAAAAAPHPSPAAAPCAAAASHPKKAPPHADKAPCASPDPAGPAGPGSPAGPMACNDSDKESPSPGKGKEKKSSGPSARKGKGQIEKRKLREKRRSTGVVSMPSNESLDELDDDDAGEKDRREEELVQANTFQNEAMAADAAADHLMDTPRCGSGRHKSSAGAGSEEEAGGNSRQRHNRHARDGGGAAAAQGSLEKRMEELERELSRERQENGRLVKAQQDKDDLIGKLKEEIDLLNRDLDDIEDENEQLKQENKTLLKVVGQLTR